The following coding sequences lie in one Mesorhizobium sp. NZP2298 genomic window:
- a CDS encoding polynucleotide kinase-phosphatase, whose translation MREPDKTDLTVPDFALVVLIGSTGSGKSTFAARHFLPTEIISSDRCRALVCDNETDQDVSADAFDLAREIAGKRLKHRKLAVIDATNVRAADRKAWIELARKWHALPVAVVIDPGVDVCVARNALRPDRPFGAGVVQRMTTEIRKGLGGLQREGFRQVWKLTSEASIDATRVSRQPLWTDKRDDHGPFDIIGDIHGCADELQALLAQLGYSVAWSQDQGERAVTVTPPEGRKIVFVGDLVDRGPNVPDALRIAMSMVAAGTAYCVQGNHERKLSRWLEGRKVTIAHGLQQTIDQLGAQDRGLREALPAFLDSLRSHVWLDGGHLAVAHAGLKEEMIGRGSGAVREFALYGETTGEIDEFGLPVRADWAAAYRGKTAVIYGHTPVLSAEWVNNTLCIDTGCVFGGKLTALRWPERELVDVPAIQTWSEPMRPLGGSSGLGKSAQADADGVLDYQDVSGRRWIETELRGRVVVAEENASAALEVMSRFALSPQWLMYLPPTMSPSETSSQSGWLERPEEAFAHFRERGVAQTVCEEKHMGSRAVIALCRNAQTARDRFGVPGNETGAIWTRTGRSFFNDTGMTEALLARLRASVGAADLWKELQSGWLLLDAEIMPWSAKASSLIESQYAPVATSAAAGLQASREALARAMARGVDAAALDARLEDRAARAARYATAWAPYVWPVSGIEDLKVAPFHLLASEGRVWYDHDHVWHMTLAERLAAGGGVVTRTQWRVVDLADASACAEAVAWWETLTGSGGEGMVVKPRDFVSRNKKGLVQPALKVRGREYLRIIYGPEYDATDNLVRLRERGLGGKRSLALREFALGHEALKRFVARQPLRRVHECVFGVLALESEPIDPRL comes from the coding sequence ATGAGAGAACCCGACAAGACCGACCTCACCGTCCCCGACTTCGCTCTCGTCGTGCTGATCGGCTCGACCGGATCAGGCAAATCGACCTTCGCCGCCAGGCACTTCCTGCCGACCGAAATCATCTCCTCGGATCGCTGCCGCGCACTCGTCTGCGACAACGAGACTGATCAGGATGTCTCCGCCGACGCCTTCGATCTGGCGCGCGAGATTGCCGGCAAACGGCTCAAGCACCGCAAGCTGGCCGTCATCGACGCCACCAACGTGCGAGCCGCTGACCGCAAGGCCTGGATCGAACTGGCGCGCAAGTGGCACGCCTTGCCGGTCGCCGTGGTCATCGATCCCGGTGTCGACGTTTGCGTCGCTCGCAACGCGTTGCGACCCGACCGGCCATTCGGTGCCGGCGTGGTCCAGCGCATGACGACCGAAATCCGCAAGGGCCTCGGCGGCCTGCAACGCGAAGGTTTCCGTCAGGTCTGGAAGCTTACCAGCGAGGCCAGTATCGACGCGACCAGGGTCTCGCGCCAGCCATTGTGGACCGACAAGCGCGACGACCACGGTCCGTTCGACATCATAGGCGACATCCACGGCTGCGCCGACGAACTCCAGGCCTTGCTCGCTCAACTCGGTTACAGCGTCGCCTGGTCCCAAGATCAGGGCGAACGAGCCGTCACCGTAACGCCGCCGGAAGGCCGCAAGATCGTCTTTGTCGGCGACCTTGTCGATCGCGGTCCCAACGTGCCCGACGCCTTGCGCATCGCCATGAGCATGGTCGCAGCCGGAACCGCCTACTGTGTCCAGGGCAATCACGAACGCAAACTCAGCCGCTGGCTGGAAGGCCGCAAGGTGACGATCGCCCACGGCTTGCAGCAAACCATCGATCAGCTGGGCGCTCAGGACCGCGGCCTGCGAGAGGCGCTGCCGGCCTTCCTTGACAGCCTGCGCAGCCACGTCTGGCTGGACGGCGGACACCTCGCCGTCGCCCATGCCGGCCTCAAGGAAGAGATGATTGGACGCGGCTCCGGCGCTGTGCGCGAGTTCGCCCTCTATGGCGAAACCACGGGCGAAATCGACGAATTCGGCCTGCCCGTCCGTGCCGATTGGGCAGCAGCCTATCGCGGCAAGACGGCGGTGATCTACGGGCACACGCCGGTTCTGTCGGCCGAGTGGGTCAACAACACCCTGTGTATCGACACAGGCTGCGTATTCGGCGGCAAGCTGACGGCCTTGCGCTGGCCAGAACGCGAACTGGTCGACGTCCCGGCAATCCAGACCTGGTCCGAACCGATGCGTCCGCTCGGTGGGTCCTCCGGTCTGGGCAAATCGGCACAGGCCGACGCCGACGGCGTGCTCGATTATCAGGATGTCTCCGGGCGGCGCTGGATCGAGACCGAACTGAGGGGCCGGGTCGTCGTGGCCGAGGAGAACGCGTCGGCGGCACTTGAGGTGATGAGCCGCTTCGCGTTGTCGCCGCAGTGGCTGATGTATCTGCCGCCGACGATGTCGCCATCCGAGACCAGCAGCCAGAGCGGCTGGCTGGAACGCCCCGAGGAAGCCTTCGCTCACTTCCGCGAGCGTGGTGTCGCCCAAACCGTGTGCGAGGAGAAGCACATGGGTTCGCGGGCAGTGATCGCGCTGTGCCGAAACGCGCAGACGGCGCGTGACCGATTCGGCGTCCCCGGGAACGAGACCGGCGCAATCTGGACTCGGACCGGACGCTCCTTTTTCAACGATACCGGCATGACAGAGGCCTTGCTTGCCCGCCTGCGCGCCAGCGTCGGCGCTGCGGATCTGTGGAAGGAATTGCAAAGCGGCTGGCTGCTGCTGGACGCTGAGATCATGCCATGGTCGGCCAAGGCCAGCAGCCTGATTGAAAGCCAGTACGCCCCGGTGGCGACGTCTGCGGCCGCAGGCCTCCAAGCCAGCCGTGAGGCGCTGGCCCGTGCGATGGCGCGTGGCGTCGATGCGGCCGCGTTGGACGCTCGCCTTGAGGACCGGGCCGCTCGCGCGGCCAGATACGCCACCGCTTGGGCGCCTTACGTGTGGCCGGTCTCGGGCATCGAGGACCTGAAGGTCGCGCCGTTCCACCTGCTCGCCAGTGAGGGACGTGTCTGGTACGACCATGATCACGTTTGGCACATGACGCTTGCAGAGCGTCTGGCTGCCGGCGGCGGCGTGGTAACGCGAACACAATGGCGGGTGGTTGATCTGGCCGACGCCAGCGCTTGTGCGGAGGCTGTCGCCTGGTGGGAGACGCTGACCGGCTCGGGCGGCGAAGGCATGGTGGTGAAGCCGCGCGACTTCGTCAGCCGGAACAAGAAGGGGCTCGTCCAGCCGGCGCTGAAGGTGCGCGGCCGGGAGTATCTGCGCATCATCTATGGCCCCGAATACGACGCAACGGACAATCTCGTGCGCCTGCGGGAACGAGGCTTGGGTGGCAAGCGCAGTCTGGCGCTCAGGGAGTTCGCGCTCGGTCACGAGGCGCTGAAGCGATTTGTCGCCAGGCAGCCGCTACGGCGTGTCCACGAGTGTGTTTTCGGTGTCCTCGCGCTGGAGAGCGAGCCAATCGATCCAAGGCTCTAA
- a CDS encoding 3' terminal RNA ribose 2'-O-methyltransferase Hen1 has protein sequence MENGCIALDRLPRNAIGYSACLRYRSQMFLSVATTHRPATDLGFLLHKHPERLHETDLSFGKAWLFYPEATDERCEAVLLLDVDPIGLVRGKGQAEGLLDQYVNDRPYAASSFLSVALNKALRTAMTGISKERQQLADSDLPLEAVVTPLPMRGGEALVRGLFEPLGWAVDLTPIETIGSGAGGPRYGHLRLTGTGRLSDLLNHLYVLIPVMDDAKHYWVGEAEIDKLLSKGEGWLENHPAKDLIVRRYLRNRGALARIALERLAPETAGEALPPEARVAPEEALEAPIRLNDLRMDAVVKAIRTTGGTSVADLGCGEGKLLYRLVRERWVQKLFGLDPAVRELEWAARRLKLNEFGGPPEGRVTLLHGSLTYRDSRWAEADVAVLVEVIEHLDEDRLPLIERVVFGETAPKFVIVTTPNADYNALFPNLAPGAFRHPDHRFEWSRARFEAWAAEIGETYGYGAAFSGIGAEDSALGAPTQMAVFTR, from the coding sequence ATGGAAAATGGATGTATTGCGCTGGATAGATTGCCGCGCAACGCCATTGGTTATTCTGCTTGTCTGCGTTATCGGTCGCAGATGTTCCTTTCCGTCGCCACAACGCATCGTCCGGCCACAGATCTCGGCTTCTTGCTGCACAAGCACCCCGAACGTCTGCACGAGACTGACCTATCCTTCGGCAAGGCTTGGCTGTTCTATCCGGAAGCGACCGACGAGCGTTGCGAGGCTGTGCTTCTGCTAGACGTCGACCCGATAGGGCTCGTGCGGGGCAAGGGTCAGGCAGAAGGCTTGCTGGACCAGTATGTAAACGACCGCCCGTATGCGGCATCGTCATTCCTGTCAGTGGCATTGAACAAGGCGCTGCGGACTGCGATGACCGGCATATCAAAGGAGCGCCAGCAACTGGCCGACAGCGACCTGCCGCTCGAAGCCGTGGTGACCCCACTGCCGATGCGCGGCGGCGAGGCTCTGGTCCGAGGTCTGTTCGAACCCCTGGGATGGGCCGTCGACCTGACGCCGATCGAAACTATTGGATCTGGCGCAGGCGGTCCCCGATATGGTCACCTGAGGCTGACTGGCACAGGCCGGCTGAGCGACTTACTCAACCACCTCTATGTCCTGATCCCGGTGATGGACGACGCCAAGCACTACTGGGTTGGCGAGGCCGAGATCGACAAGCTGCTGTCCAAAGGCGAAGGCTGGCTGGAAAACCACCCGGCCAAAGACCTGATCGTGCGCCGTTATCTGCGCAACCGAGGTGCGTTGGCCCGCATCGCCCTGGAGCGACTGGCCCCCGAGACGGCCGGTGAGGCCCTGCCTCCCGAAGCCCGGGTTGCGCCCGAGGAAGCGCTTGAGGCGCCCATCCGGCTGAATGACCTGCGCATGGACGCTGTGGTGAAGGCCATTCGTACGACCGGCGGGACCAGTGTTGCAGATTTGGGATGCGGCGAAGGCAAGCTGCTCTATCGGCTCGTGCGCGAGCGATGGGTTCAGAAGCTGTTCGGACTCGACCCCGCAGTTCGTGAACTGGAATGGGCTGCCAGGCGCCTCAAGCTGAACGAGTTCGGTGGACCGCCCGAGGGTCGGGTCACGCTGCTGCATGGATCGCTGACATATCGTGACAGCCGCTGGGCAGAAGCCGACGTTGCCGTGTTGGTCGAGGTCATCGAACATCTCGACGAAGACAGGCTGCCCTTGATCGAACGTGTGGTCTTCGGCGAGACGGCGCCCAAGTTCGTGATCGTGACCACTCCGAACGCTGACTACAATGCTTTGTTTCCCAATCTGGCCCCCGGCGCTTTTCGCCATCCCGATCACCGTTTCGAATGGAGCCGTGCTCGCTTTGAAGCCTGGGCGGCCGAGATCGGCGAGACCTATGGCTATGGCGCCGCCTTCAGCGGCATCGGAGCCGAGGACTCCGCGCTGGGTGCGCCCACGCAAATGGCGGTGTTCACGCGATGA
- a CDS encoding FMN-dependent NADH-azoreductase, translating into MSILLVTSSPRGAASHSTRIATEFAEKLLAADPSNTLVVRDLVANPLPHIDADYSTGIYTPAEARTPRQAEVVGVSDVVLDELFAADTVILATGFINFNISSTLKSWVDHIARSGRSFAYGENGPKGLVTGKKVYIVLASGGIYSEGAAVQFDHAVPYLRGVLGFLGMTDVDVIRIEGVGMGPDAVTSALAKATAKVDAVVAGQQVAAAA; encoded by the coding sequence ATGTCCATTCTTCTTGTAACCTCGAGCCCGCGCGGCGCTGCCTCGCACTCAACCCGCATCGCCACCGAATTCGCCGAGAAACTCCTCGCCGCCGATCCGTCGAACACGCTTGTCGTGCGCGACCTCGTCGCCAACCCGTTGCCGCATATCGATGCCGACTATTCAACTGGCATCTACACGCCCGCCGAAGCGCGCACACCGCGCCAGGCTGAAGTCGTCGGCGTCTCCGACGTCGTGCTCGACGAGCTGTTCGCCGCCGACACGGTGATCCTCGCCACCGGCTTCATCAACTTCAACATCTCCTCGACGCTGAAGTCCTGGGTCGATCACATCGCCCGTTCCGGCAGGAGCTTTGCCTATGGCGAGAACGGCCCCAAGGGTCTCGTCACCGGCAAGAAGGTCTATATCGTGCTAGCCTCGGGCGGCATCTATTCCGAAGGTGCTGCCGTCCAGTTCGACCACGCGGTTCCCTATCTGCGCGGCGTGCTCGGCTTCCTCGGCATGACCGATGTGGACGTCATCCGCATCGAAGGCGTCGGCATGGGCCCTGACGCGGTGACATCAGCGCTCGCCAAGGCGACCGCCAAGGTCGACGCCGTGGTGGCCGGCCAGCAGGTTGCCGCGGCCGCGTAG
- a CDS encoding TetR/AcrR family transcriptional regulator, translating to MQQDSGRRSNRDRTEATRADLIAAARKLFTEKSYAETGTPEIVNSAGVTRGALYHHFADKQALFAAVVEQEAKVVADEIDRASPPSLEARDALIAGSDAYLAAMRVPGRTRLLLLDGPAVLGRAAMDAIDNRHGNHSLREGLVAAMRTNTMTRLPVDALTALLASAFDRAALAIEAGASAEDYRAVLMALIDGLSPVPRQAPRPARTR from the coding sequence ATGCAACAGGATTCCGGACGTCGTTCCAACCGCGACCGCACCGAGGCGACGCGCGCCGATTTGATCGCGGCGGCGCGAAAGCTGTTCACCGAGAAATCCTATGCCGAGACCGGCACGCCGGAGATCGTCAATTCAGCCGGCGTGACGCGCGGCGCGCTCTATCACCACTTCGCCGACAAGCAGGCGCTGTTTGCCGCCGTGGTCGAGCAGGAGGCAAAAGTGGTGGCGGACGAGATCGACCGCGCTTCGCCACCCTCGCTCGAAGCCCGCGATGCGCTGATCGCCGGATCCGACGCCTATCTCGCCGCCATGCGCGTGCCCGGCCGCACGCGGCTGTTGCTGCTCGACGGCCCGGCCGTGCTCGGCCGCGCCGCCATGGATGCGATCGACAACCGCCACGGCAACCACTCGCTGCGCGAAGGCCTGGTCGCGGCGATGCGGACCAACACGATGACAAGATTGCCGGTGGATGCACTGACCGCGCTGCTTGCCTCCGCCTTCGATCGCGCCGCACTCGCCATCGAAGCCGGCGCGTCAGCCGAGGATTATCGCGCCGTCCTCATGGCGCTGATTGACGGATTGTCTCCGGTTCCTCGTCAGGCACCTCGCCCGGCTCGAACTCGTTGA
- a CDS encoding VOC family protein codes for MKTTSYYPVLMTGDVAGTAAFYVKHFGFQPLFESDWYVHLQSAENKRVNLGIVQGDHETIPEEGRGRTSGLLINFEVRDPDAVYERVLAAGLPVLRTLRDEPFGQRHFITRDPNGVLIDVIKPIPPSEEFLAQYAEGAAGA; via the coding sequence ATGAAGACCACGAGCTATTATCCGGTGCTGATGACCGGCGACGTCGCCGGCACGGCGGCCTTCTACGTCAAGCATTTCGGCTTCCAGCCGCTGTTTGAAAGCGACTGGTACGTGCATCTGCAATCCGCCGAGAACAAGCGCGTCAATCTGGGCATTGTCCAGGGCGACCACGAAACCATCCCGGAAGAGGGGCGAGGACGCACCTCGGGCCTGCTGATCAATTTCGAGGTCCGCGATCCCGATGCGGTCTACGAGCGGGTCCTGGCCGCCGGCCTGCCGGTTCTGCGAACGCTGCGCGACGAACCCTTCGGCCAGCGCCATTTCATCACCAGGGATCCCAACGGCGTGCTGATCGATGTCATCAAGCCGATCCCGCCCAGCGAGGAATTTCTGGCGCAATATGCCGAGGGCGCCGCCGGGGCGTGA
- a CDS encoding KAP family P-loop NTPase fold protein yields the protein MADRNSINNRSRLEDWLKDEQPAWSQAIAARVALRLLPLAIIDTPTSSARDSLALAMFRAAFVSWCARIYPATDLKSAAVDAFNSAGSPLLVESTNTATAAAHAHGVVVQSAVATAADSTALSSAVIAADIAATASSAIAGSEGSAQLWASISSDVSYLSGLAKTVDPVLRLMGEPLWLADGRDACPLWIRAPLNRISRNTGLIRTGFAVWTEWYRAILPNSRGLRPTSYFGKPLDLRIALQPDAWWRQDPAEVNSDIASWLANPVDKNPRDQLGGLEAMSPIEVMELITPSRPATASRPGTARKRRRKSQSSPSDDVTIVRTLEEDEEKAVADLVPTEEPEPTPAAQAPPDPPLPPETSAVETSFLDDSTDPDVDFLNRSDLAFVLAARLNQVWDQLNKEQPRDSYCGNSARWTGLWPKLPAREPPPGFVVHIDAPWGGGKTSFANFLIRLLNPYRVPGPPPAWMLGLPLGDPNFWPESYRRPWHIVTFNAWQHQHVLPPWWVFYQSIRKQTTDAIYAEDLLVEPAPATDASGNPLHNAPPVPQPPAVGQGYLLPWLRAADWSWCWLREMAWRVWTPDIRNKVAVAVLGIAAVVLLFRFGLLKLDDKGVNANTTSLGPFVSVVIAALVGGAPLIWTVLSALSSTLLSGTPDAAKNYALGSGDPLDRFREHFAKMMTSLKRPVLVVVDDLDRCEPTFVVELIRGMQTILRSPRLVFILLGDRDWIEECFTKVNEAMKGIHVGPEHEFGARFAEKAIQFSFVLPDISDDARRTYVRDVLGIKPEPSSQAAEFEAASPMNSAFKGRVEAILRQDQALDRENAAQAVREDIEASPASEAVTRVVLSDLDRRLSLRAAADKTAEAATKHRLEALSSVLPANPRQIKRIINAITLLQEVARLEQSVQPGSTDWKILALWIILMIEWPKSWFTLSTYPGLANRVLGQPDETVAHLPVENAAAFLAALKAKAEVMALLKFRGDQEWQDCSITTPRILKLRQILPPASGQLIDVASPKKPVSSQES from the coding sequence GTGGCGGACAGGAACAGCATCAACAATCGATCAAGGCTTGAGGATTGGCTGAAGGACGAGCAGCCAGCTTGGTCGCAGGCGATCGCTGCAAGAGTTGCTCTAAGGCTGTTGCCGCTGGCAATCATCGATACGCCAACCTCATCTGCTCGCGATAGTTTGGCTCTCGCGATGTTTCGTGCGGCGTTTGTGTCCTGGTGCGCTCGCATTTATCCAGCAACTGATCTGAAATCAGCCGCAGTCGATGCTTTTAATAGTGCTGGCTCACCTCTTCTCGTGGAGAGCACTAACACCGCGACCGCCGCCGCACACGCACATGGCGTCGTTGTTCAGTCCGCGGTAGCGACCGCTGCCGACAGTACGGCGCTTAGTTCGGCAGTTATTGCTGCGGATATAGCAGCTACTGCTAGCAGCGCCATTGCAGGTAGTGAGGGATCAGCCCAACTATGGGCAAGCATCAGCTCAGACGTGTCCTACCTCTCAGGTTTAGCAAAGACTGTGGATCCTGTTCTTAGGCTGATGGGCGAACCTTTGTGGCTCGCTGATGGGCGCGATGCTTGTCCTCTTTGGATACGTGCCCCGCTAAACAGGATTTCTAGAAATACCGGACTTATCCGTACAGGCTTTGCAGTTTGGACCGAGTGGTATCGGGCGATATTGCCGAACAGTCGAGGTTTGCGACCCACGTCTTATTTCGGCAAACCACTTGATCTGCGTATTGCGCTTCAGCCCGATGCGTGGTGGCGCCAAGACCCGGCTGAAGTGAACTCGGATATCGCCAGTTGGCTTGCGAACCCGGTTGATAAAAACCCGCGGGACCAACTTGGCGGATTGGAGGCCATGTCGCCGATCGAAGTCATGGAGTTGATTACGCCATCCCGCCCGGCGACGGCTTCACGACCCGGAACCGCTCGCAAGCGTCGAAGAAAAAGTCAGAGCTCACCTTCCGACGACGTGACTATAGTTCGTACTCTCGAAGAGGACGAGGAGAAGGCCGTTGCGGACCTCGTTCCGACGGAGGAACCGGAACCGACACCGGCTGCCCAAGCGCCGCCAGACCCGCCGCTGCCACCAGAGACCTCCGCCGTTGAAACCAGCTTCCTCGATGATTCCACCGATCCCGATGTCGACTTTCTCAACCGCTCGGATTTGGCCTTCGTGCTGGCGGCGCGGCTCAACCAAGTCTGGGATCAGCTCAACAAGGAACAGCCTCGGGATAGTTACTGCGGCAACAGCGCCCGCTGGACGGGCCTCTGGCCCAAGCTGCCAGCCAGGGAACCGCCACCCGGCTTTGTCGTGCACATCGACGCGCCATGGGGTGGCGGCAAAACCAGTTTTGCCAATTTTCTGATCCGCCTGCTCAATCCCTACAGGGTGCCCGGCCCACCGCCGGCCTGGATGTTGGGCTTGCCGCTCGGCGACCCAAATTTCTGGCCGGAGTCCTACCGCCGGCCCTGGCATATCGTCACCTTCAATGCCTGGCAGCATCAGCATGTGCTTCCGCCATGGTGGGTGTTCTATCAGTCGATACGCAAGCAAACGACCGACGCCATCTATGCCGAGGACTTGCTGGTCGAGCCAGCGCCGGCGACCGACGCATCGGGCAATCCACTGCACAACGCGCCGCCCGTGCCGCAACCGCCAGCGGTTGGGCAAGGTTATCTTCTGCCATGGCTGCGCGCGGCGGATTGGTCATGGTGCTGGTTGCGTGAAATGGCCTGGCGCGTATGGACGCCCGATATCCGCAACAAGGTGGCGGTTGCAGTATTGGGTATCGCCGCCGTCGTCCTTTTGTTTCGTTTTGGTCTGCTCAAACTCGATGACAAGGGGGTCAATGCGAACACCACCAGCCTCGGTCCTTTTGTTTCTGTGGTCATCGCAGCGCTTGTGGGAGGGGCACCGCTGATATGGACCGTGCTGTCGGCACTGAGTTCAACCTTGCTGTCCGGCACGCCGGACGCGGCAAAAAACTACGCACTAGGTTCAGGCGATCCACTCGACCGGTTCCGCGAGCATTTCGCGAAAATGATGACATCGCTCAAGCGACCGGTTTTGGTGGTCGTCGATGATCTCGACCGGTGCGAGCCGACATTCGTCGTCGAGTTGATCCGCGGCATGCAGACCATCCTCAGAAGTCCGCGCCTGGTCTTTATACTGCTGGGCGACCGTGACTGGATCGAGGAGTGTTTCACCAAGGTCAACGAGGCGATGAAAGGGATACATGTCGGGCCGGAACATGAGTTCGGCGCCCGCTTCGCCGAAAAGGCTATCCAGTTTTCCTTCGTGCTGCCGGACATTTCCGATGATGCTCGCCGCACATATGTCCGTGACGTTCTAGGTATAAAGCCTGAACCATCATCGCAGGCGGCCGAATTTGAAGCTGCTTCGCCGATGAACAGCGCGTTCAAAGGCCGCGTTGAGGCAATACTGCGGCAAGACCAGGCGTTAGATCGCGAAAATGCTGCCCAAGCCGTACGCGAAGATATCGAGGCTAGCCCTGCCAGCGAAGCAGTGACACGGGTCGTGCTTTCAGACCTCGACAGGCGATTATCCTTACGCGCTGCCGCCGACAAAACAGCGGAGGCGGCGACAAAGCATCGGCTGGAGGCGCTTTCCAGCGTGTTGCCAGCCAATCCACGGCAGATCAAACGCATCATCAACGCCATCACGTTGCTGCAAGAAGTGGCGCGTCTCGAACAATCTGTGCAACCAGGCTCCACCGACTGGAAGATCTTGGCCTTGTGGATCATCCTGATGATCGAATGGCCGAAAAGCTGGTTTACGCTGAGCACATATCCAGGCCTCGCCAATCGAGTGCTGGGCCAGCCGGACGAGACGGTTGCGCATCTGCCTGTCGAAAACGCCGCCGCATTTCTGGCCGCTCTCAAGGCAAAGGCCGAAGTGATGGCCCTTCTCAAGTTCCGAGGCGATCAAGAATGGCAGGATTGTAGCATTACCACTCCACGTATTCTGAAACTCCGGCAAATCCTGCCACCCGCCAGTGGTCAGTTGATCGACGTCGCGTCACCGAAGAAACCAGTTTCGAGTCAAGAGTCCTGA
- a CDS encoding S1C family serine protease, giving the protein MALAAAKFQSDDTLLDAYSMTVADAVDRIGPAVCRIERIGGQGGHGSGFVIAPDGLVVTNFHVVGDAKTVRVSMPDGASSEGRVLGRDPDTDIALVRADGSFADVAPLGDSKRLRRGQIAIAIGNPLGFEWTVTSGVVSALGRSMRASTGRLIDDVIQTDAALNPGNSGGPLVSSAGEVIGVNTAMIHGAQGIAFAVASNTANFVISEIIRFGRVRRAFIGISADTTNLPRRAALLSQVSTSTAVRLRSVEKNGPADKAGLKEGDIIAAIDGRPVTGVDDLVRMLDAERIGRETLCTVVRRTGVSQVAVTPVARDC; this is encoded by the coding sequence ATGGCCCTCGCCGCCGCCAAATTCCAATCCGACGACACGCTGCTCGACGCCTATTCCATGACGGTCGCCGACGCGGTCGACCGCATCGGCCCGGCCGTCTGCCGCATCGAACGCATTGGTGGCCAGGGCGGCCATGGTTCCGGCTTCGTGATTGCGCCGGACGGGCTGGTCGTCACCAACTTCCACGTCGTGGGGGACGCTAAAACAGTGCGCGTGTCGATGCCCGACGGCGCTTCCAGCGAGGGCCGCGTGCTCGGCCGCGATCCCGACACCGATATCGCCCTGGTGCGTGCTGACGGCAGCTTTGCCGATGTCGCACCGCTGGGCGATTCCAAGCGGCTCAGGCGCGGCCAGATCGCCATTGCCATCGGCAATCCGCTCGGCTTCGAATGGACGGTCACCTCAGGCGTCGTCTCCGCCCTTGGCCGCTCGATGCGCGCCTCGACCGGCCGGCTGATCGACGACGTCATCCAGACCGATGCGGCCCTCAATCCCGGCAATTCAGGCGGGCCGCTGGTGTCCTCGGCGGGCGAAGTCATCGGCGTCAACACCGCCATGATCCACGGCGCGCAAGGCATCGCCTTCGCGGTCGCCTCCAACACGGCCAATTTCGTCATCTCGGAGATCATCCGCTTCGGCCGCGTGCGTCGCGCCTTCATCGGCATCTCGGCCGACACCACCAATCTGCCGCGCCGCGCCGCCCTTCTGTCGCAGGTGTCGACCAGCACGGCAGTGCGGCTGCGCAGCGTCGAGAAGAATGGCCCGGCGGACAAGGCCGGCCTCAAGGAGGGCGACATCATCGCGGCAATAGACGGGCGCCCGGTCACCGGCGTCGACGACCTCGTGCGCATGCTCGACGCCGAGCGCATCGGCCGCGAGACGCTGTGCACGGTGGTGCGCCGCACCGGCGTCAGCCAGGTGGCGGTGACGCCGGTGGCACGGGATTGCTAA
- a CDS encoding S1C family serine protease — translation MSDFNLNAFSQAVADLAAAAAPAMASFTTHHHRTASAFHWSDGYFVTAEEAVEAGEEIELTLASGETVKAELTGRDPSTGVALLKPATAVNAAPLAKADAVRPGNVAIAIGNSQGSALAVSGSVGEVGPAWRSMRGGTIDRRINLAVGAGGRFEGGPVLDAKGGLIGMLLFGPRGRALVMPYETIERAVATLREKGHVARGYLGAGLHPVRDRDAHGAMVMSLDDNGPAKAAGLSHGDIIVAWNGEAVHGPRDLIRRLGPDSAGVSVTLGVVRGGEQRDVTLTIGEKPLS, via the coding sequence ATGAGTGACTTCAATCTGAATGCGTTTTCGCAAGCCGTTGCCGACCTTGCCGCCGCGGCGGCGCCGGCAATGGCGAGCTTCACGACCCATCATCACCGCACGGCAAGCGCCTTCCACTGGAGCGACGGCTATTTCGTCACCGCCGAGGAGGCGGTCGAGGCCGGCGAGGAGATCGAGCTGACGCTGGCTTCGGGCGAGACGGTGAAGGCCGAGCTCACCGGCCGCGATCCTTCGACGGGCGTTGCCCTGCTGAAGCCGGCCACCGCCGTGAATGCCGCGCCGCTGGCCAAGGCCGACGCGGTACGGCCCGGCAATGTCGCCATCGCCATCGGCAACAGCCAGGGCTCGGCGCTGGCGGTGTCGGGCTCGGTCGGCGAAGTCGGCCCGGCCTGGCGTTCGATGCGCGGCGGCACGATCGACCGGCGCATCAATCTGGCGGTCGGCGCCGGCGGCCGTTTCGAGGGCGGTCCGGTCCTCGACGCCAAGGGCGGGCTGATCGGCATGCTTTTGTTCGGGCCGCGCGGCCGGGCGCTGGTCATGCCCTATGAGACGATCGAACGCGCGGTCGCGACCCTGCGCGAGAAGGGGCACGTCGCCCGAGGTTATCTCGGCGCAGGCCTGCATCCGGTGCGCGACCGTGACGCCCATGGCGCGATGGTGATGAGCCTCGACGACAATGGCCCGGCCAAGGCCGCTGGCCTTTCCCACGGCGACATCATCGTAGCCTGGAATGGCGAGGCCGTGCATGGCCCGCGCGACCTGATCCGCAGGCTCGGCCCTGACAGCGCCGGGGTTTCCGTGACGCTTGGCGTGGTGCGCGGCGGTGAACAGCGCGATGTGACATTGACCATCGGCGAAAAGCCGCTGAGCTGA